The following proteins come from a genomic window of Crassostrea angulata isolate pt1a10 chromosome 1, ASM2561291v2, whole genome shotgun sequence:
- the LOC128170047 gene encoding uncharacterized protein LOC128170047 isoform X2 — MTFTNNNPEKGKPELVQNGKIPEGKEKPPKKSKRCRKRLSQLLHTHVVLIAVCVLSALDAGCVLGQIICDILIMSEKLHDSDTMKSEALSVLMKVCHGANFSVHGHPPSLEEAMAIVKGHSCYSANVSTGHSAEGHHRLMYNYATSNRESVIHHRSKRASGSGSSDHSHAEHTLVEHLTHAFHLGSLVILSLLVFETFLKIFAMGSHFLNHRLEVFDAFVVTVSWILDLSFYEGIWAQPGSEAATILIIILPWRVIRIVNSFVLVIKEKDLVILKVIKQQYRRMVKRGKELNNKLEQYRIELRQLQGLCRKYRAPEPEITACAPMGKRRRSSVMSGMSSFASIAMIGAVGSQPDLGRQSSSDEDDDDIPTPTASQIKEANQMLRSVSSDSSFLDGGMSDTVTFSLSPDPTSPNGQSNPVFTYDFEAPTLKNDSTKL, encoded by the exons ATGTAGGAAGCGCCTTTCGCAACTTCTACACACCCACGTGGTTTTGATCGCCGTTTGCGTCCTCAGTGCTCTTGACGCCGGCTGTGTTCTGGGACAAATCATCTGCGATATACTCATCATGTCAG AAAAGCTTCATGACAGCGATACAATGAAGTCCGAGGCCTTGTCAGTGTTAATGAAGGTGTGTCACGGGGCAAACTTCAGTGTACACGGTCACCCACCCTCACTGGAGGAAGCGATGGCGATCGTCAAGGGTCACTCCTGTTACTCCGCCAACGTCTCTACTGGCCACAGCGCGGAGGGTCATCACCGCCTCATGTATAACTATGCA ACTTCTAACCGCGAAAGCGTGATACACCACAGATCTAAGCGAGCTTCCGGTTCCGGTTCCAGCGATCACAGTCACGCTGAGCATACTCTTGTGGAGCATCTTACCCACGCCTTCCATCTGGGCAGTCTTGTTATTTTATCACTTCTTGTTTTTGAG ACTTTCCTAAAAATATTCGCAATGGGAAGCCATTTTCTCAATCACAGACTTGAG gtatttgatGCATTTGTGGTCACTGTGTCCTGGATTCTCGATCTGTCGTTCTACGAAGGAATTTGGGCACAACCCGGGTCAGAGGCGGCCACCATTCTGATCATTATTTTACCCTGGAGGGTTATAAGGATAGTGAACA GTTTTGTTCTGGTGATAAAAGAGAAAGATTTAGTGATACTTAAAGTTATCAAGCAACAGTACAGACGTATGGTGAAGCGGGGAAAAGAACTAAACAACAAGCTAGAACAATATAGA ATTGAGCTTCGACAGCTTCAGGGTCTCTGTCGCAAATACAGAGCCCCGGAACCGGAAATTACAGCGTGTGCACCGATGG GAAAGCGACGTCGCAGTAGCGTCATGTCTGGAATGTCTAGCTTTGCCTCCATCGCCATGATAGGAGCGGTAGGAAGTCAGCCCGACCTAGGTCGACAGTCCTCATCAGACGAGGACGACGACGATATCCCGACCCCCACGGCCTCGCAGATCAAAGAGGCCAATCAAATGTTACGGTCCGTGTCCTCGGACAGTAGTTTCCTGGATGGCGGAATGTCCGATACCGTCACGTTTTCATTATCCCCTGATCCTACAAGTCCTAACGGCCAATCAAATCCTGTGTTTACGTATGACTTTGAAGCGCCGACTTTAAAA AATGATTCAACAAAACTGTGA
- the LOC128170047 gene encoding uncharacterized protein LOC128170047 isoform X1 has product MGHGALQNGNAFAQNGSLSNGVTMRRDQTKDIKRKLKFKKKTKSQRCRKRLSQLLHTHVVLIAVCVLSALDAGCVLGQIICDILIMSEKLHDSDTMKSEALSVLMKVCHGANFSVHGHPPSLEEAMAIVKGHSCYSANVSTGHSAEGHHRLMYNYATSNRESVIHHRSKRASGSGSSDHSHAEHTLVEHLTHAFHLGSLVILSLLVFETFLKIFAMGSHFLNHRLEVFDAFVVTVSWILDLSFYEGIWAQPGSEAATILIIILPWRVIRIVNSFVLVIKEKDLVILKVIKQQYRRMVKRGKELNNKLEQYRIELRQLQGLCRKYRAPEPEITACAPMGKRRRSSVMSGMSSFASIAMIGAVGSQPDLGRQSSSDEDDDDIPTPTASQIKEANQMLRSVSSDSSFLDGGMSDTVTFSLSPDPTSPNGQSNPVFTYDFEAPTLKNDSTKL; this is encoded by the exons ATGGGGCATGGAGCCTTACAAAATGGCAATGCTTTTGCTCAAAACGGTAGCCTTTCAAATGGCGTCACGATGCGCCGTGATCAAACAAAGGATATAAAACGGAAACTGAAATTCAAGAAGAAAACGAAGTCACAGAG ATGTAGGAAGCGCCTTTCGCAACTTCTACACACCCACGTGGTTTTGATCGCCGTTTGCGTCCTCAGTGCTCTTGACGCCGGCTGTGTTCTGGGACAAATCATCTGCGATATACTCATCATGTCAG AAAAGCTTCATGACAGCGATACAATGAAGTCCGAGGCCTTGTCAGTGTTAATGAAGGTGTGTCACGGGGCAAACTTCAGTGTACACGGTCACCCACCCTCACTGGAGGAAGCGATGGCGATCGTCAAGGGTCACTCCTGTTACTCCGCCAACGTCTCTACTGGCCACAGCGCGGAGGGTCATCACCGCCTCATGTATAACTATGCA ACTTCTAACCGCGAAAGCGTGATACACCACAGATCTAAGCGAGCTTCCGGTTCCGGTTCCAGCGATCACAGTCACGCTGAGCATACTCTTGTGGAGCATCTTACCCACGCCTTCCATCTGGGCAGTCTTGTTATTTTATCACTTCTTGTTTTTGAG ACTTTCCTAAAAATATTCGCAATGGGAAGCCATTTTCTCAATCACAGACTTGAG gtatttgatGCATTTGTGGTCACTGTGTCCTGGATTCTCGATCTGTCGTTCTACGAAGGAATTTGGGCACAACCCGGGTCAGAGGCGGCCACCATTCTGATCATTATTTTACCCTGGAGGGTTATAAGGATAGTGAACA GTTTTGTTCTGGTGATAAAAGAGAAAGATTTAGTGATACTTAAAGTTATCAAGCAACAGTACAGACGTATGGTGAAGCGGGGAAAAGAACTAAACAACAAGCTAGAACAATATAGA ATTGAGCTTCGACAGCTTCAGGGTCTCTGTCGCAAATACAGAGCCCCGGAACCGGAAATTACAGCGTGTGCACCGATGG GAAAGCGACGTCGCAGTAGCGTCATGTCTGGAATGTCTAGCTTTGCCTCCATCGCCATGATAGGAGCGGTAGGAAGTCAGCCCGACCTAGGTCGACAGTCCTCATCAGACGAGGACGACGACGATATCCCGACCCCCACGGCCTCGCAGATCAAAGAGGCCAATCAAATGTTACGGTCCGTGTCCTCGGACAGTAGTTTCCTGGATGGCGGAATGTCCGATACCGTCACGTTTTCATTATCCCCTGATCCTACAAGTCCTAACGGCCAATCAAATCCTGTGTTTACGTATGACTTTGAAGCGCCGACTTTAAAA AATGATTCAACAAAACTGTGA